A window of the Brassica oleracea var. oleracea cultivar TO1000 chromosome C1, BOL, whole genome shotgun sequence genome harbors these coding sequences:
- the LOC106297574 gene encoding LOW QUALITY PROTEIN: homeobox-leucine zipper protein HDG6 (The sequence of the model RefSeq protein was modified relative to this genomic sequence to represent the inferred CDS: inserted 2 bases in 1 codon), translating to MLSSLLQRRKMNGQEDDYDDVYIYISSPSFMGIAEDDEINDIMGAASGAGDQDSGNTIRNIMPIPQQIQEPENIYQECPHPMGTQARVDDIQNAPVERDSFMNDLLASLSSPLGNALAAYDSFVDDDFLDIPAPPSSPTLMLNPGSDLSTKLGPMINDRSTLTVNPHDTQPGSDTPLNKVDSGGKTLPINIKSLLELSDIAMNELIMLGEVNTPSWIIDSSSNRVTLDYQEYKSFFKNGFEKPPGYVIEASRETATVHMESLALVKTFTADNWINVFAPIVPVTSIHNLIPKGSGGPRSGSLRLITAEFQVISPLVPKRQVKFLRYCKMLRVGFWVVVDFTPRQENLNFSSDDGSYRLPSGAIIEDCGNGYSEVKWIEQIEYDESLIPQFPELLISSRIGLGAKRWLTTLQRHCENISTLASINLDEIYPGLSSKVATEIVKLAQRMTINYYLCITASPASIWKSNDSESARQDIRVMIRKNXNVGEHTRIVLSAATSLWLPVSKKTTFDFLINPSFRNQWDILAIDVTTSIEEKIKIQKSRFHRNEVSLLQIEPGNSVLQETWNDASGALLVYAPVDMEKILASENSDSVQILPSGFSILPDGGGETDPNRSRVGCLLTLGYQMLHSVKPGEDVDQDFVKKVELLMDRTMGKIKSA from the exons ATGTTGTCTAGCTTACTGCAGAGAAGGAAAATGAATGGGCAAGAAGATGATTATGATGATGTGTATATATACATTTCCAGTCCAAGCTTTATGGGAATAGCTGAAGATGATGAGATTAATGATATCATGGGTGCCGCATCTGGTGCTGGTGATCAAGATAGTGGAAATACTATAAGAAACATTATGCCCATCCCTCAACAGATCCAAGAACCCGAAAA TATATACCAGGAGTGTCCTCATCCTATGGGAACCCAAGCGAGGGTAGATGACATACAAAATGCACCAGTGGAGCGTGATTCGTTTATGAATGATTTGTTGGCCAGTCTATCTAGTCCTCTAGGAAATGCATTAGCGGCATATGATTCGTTTGTGGACGACGATTTTTTGGACATTCCAGCTCCACCTTCTTCTCCTACTTTAATGCTCAATCCTGGAAGCGATTTATCAACAAAACTTGGTCCGATGATTAATGATAGATCAACATTGACGGTCAATCCACATGACACACAACCAGGAAGTGATACACCACTAAATAAAGTTGATTCTGGTGGTAAAACTTTACCGATTAACATAAAATCATTGTTGGAACTTTCTGATATTGCTATGAATGAGTTGATTATGCTGGGAGAAGTGAACACTCCATCATGGATAATAGACTCAAGCTCTAACAGAGTAACATTGGACTATCAAGAGTATAAAAGTTTTTTCAAAAATGGTTTTGAAAAACCTCCTGGATATGTTATAGAGGCTTCTAGGGAAACAGCGACAGTTCATATGGAAAGCTTGGCTCTGGTCAAGACTTTTACGGCG GACAACTGGATCAACGTGTTTGCGCCTATTGTGCCTGTGACATCAATCCATAACCTGATACCCAAAGGTTCTGGTGGGCCTAGAAGTGGATCACTTAGACTG ATTACAGCAGAATTTCAAGTTATTTCTCCCTTGGTGCCAAAGAGACAAGTAAAGTTTCTTAGGTACTGCAAGATGCTCAGAGTGGGGTTTTGGGTGGTTGTCGACTTCACTCCTCGTCAAGAAAATCTGAACTTCTCGTCTGATGATGGTTCTTACCGCTTACCTTCAGGTGCTATCATAGAAGATTGTGGCAATGGTTACTCCGAG GTAAAGTGGATTGAGCAAATCGAATATGATGAGAGCTTAATCCCTCAATTCCCCGAGCTTTTGATAAGTTCTAGAATCGGGCTAGGTGCGAAGAGGTGGCTCACAACGCTGCAGAGACACTGCGAAAATATTTCAACCCTTGCATCTATCAACCTTGATGAAATTTACCCAGG ACTGTCTTCAAAAGTTGCAACTGAAATAGTGAAGCTAGCTCAGCGTATGACTATAAACTACTACTTGTGTATCACTGCCTCTCCGGCGAGCATATGGAAGAGTAATGATTCAGAGAGTGCGAGACAAGACATAAGAGTGATGATCCGAAAGAA AAACGTGGGTGAGCATACCAGGATTGTGTTGAGTGCAGCCACTTCTCTTTGGTTACCAGTGAGCAAGAAAACAACGTTTGATTTCCTCATCAACCCAAGTTTCAGAAACCAGTGGGATATCTTGGCCATTGATGTCACCACCTCCATTGAAGAAAAGATCAAGATTCAAAAATCAAGATTCCATAGAAACGAAGTCTCTCTTCTTCAAATC GAACCAGGTAACTCAGTTCTACAAGAGACGTGGAATGATGCATCTGGTGCATTACTGGTATATGCACCAGTGGACATGGAGAAGATCCTGGCAAGTGAAAATTCAGATTCTGTGCAGATTCTTCCTTCGGGGTTCTCGATATTGCCAGACGGAGGAGGAGAGACTGATCCAAACAGAAGTCGTGTAGGATGTCTACTAACACTTGGATATCAGATGTTGCATAGCGTTAAACCAGGTGAAGATGTCGATCAAGATTTTGTCAAAAAAGTTGAGCTACTCATGGATCGTACTATGGGCAAGATTAAATCTGCTTAA